One region of Drosophila teissieri strain GT53w chromosome 2L, Prin_Dtei_1.1, whole genome shotgun sequence genomic DNA includes:
- the LOC122611465 gene encoding uncharacterized protein LOC122611465, with the protein MFTFCHVCQPSVAVGGLLLMTRNMFCRICSINIPAQPKMSSEHIVDVAQTGLSRTHPRK; encoded by the coding sequence ATGTTCACCTTCTGCCATGTTTGCCAACCCTCCGTGGCAGTGGGGGGACTCCTCCTAATGACTCGGAATATGTTTTGCCGTATTTGTAGCATTAACATTCCTGCGCAGCCGAAAATGTCTTCGGAACACATAGTGGATGTTGCGCAAACAGGCTTAAGTAGAACTCATCCGCGTAAGTAG